In Gemmatimonadota bacterium, a single genomic region encodes these proteins:
- a CDS encoding cold shock domain-containing protein — protein MNGTVKWFNDAKGFGFIAPEGGQKDCFVHYSAIQGEGFRTLAEGERVQFDLTEGPKGPSAENVSRDGA, from the coding sequence ATGAACGGAACAGTGAAGTGGTTCAACGACGCCAAGGGATTCGGCTTCATCGCCCCCGAAGGCGGTCAGAAGGACTGCTTCGTGCACTACTCCGCGATCCAAGGCGAGGGCTTCAGGACCCTGGCCGAGGGAGAGCGAGTCCAGTTCGACCTGACCGAAGGCCCCAAGGGCCCGTCAGCTGAGAACGTCTCTCGGGATGGTGCCTGA
- a CDS encoding TolC family protein — translation MRHVTRGAALAAILTAASGGMRAGSAQDDDRLTVPDGRIVGIEEAVRIALDGSRELAAARFGIAEASGFVSEAWSAALPTVDLNSSFTRNINAAVNFLPARVFDSSAGEDDYLAVRFGADNQWSSGLSVEQALFRPELLSIGAASRLEDLEYESVRGQEQAVVTQVRLAYYALLLAEERLRLSQESLARVEASLEETQARFEAGFVERYDVLRLQVEVATLRPRLVDAENERNSAERNLAAAMDYGFGGGLGVTGSLSEIDLETPHANTPENRALLEFAGSEAGSEIEPLFSTSRELRSDLRQLDITGDLTRAELRLEKLKYLPSITIFGNYAVSAQDNGSPNFFARGDGQRAWSQFAGIRVSIPVFRGLSRDARIDQKAALVRQADELRERAVDVARLELTTLHEDELGARSRAIGQRAAVALAELAFEIAQNSYEEGVADRLDLIDAELALRESEVSYAEAVHDYLVARAQLDHAAGTVPLVNADPLTSNR, via the coding sequence GTGCGACACGTGACGAGGGGGGCGGCCCTCGCGGCAATTCTGACGGCCGCAAGCGGGGGAATGCGGGCCGGGTCGGCTCAAGACGACGACCGACTAACCGTTCCTGACGGCCGGATCGTCGGTATCGAGGAAGCCGTGCGGATAGCGCTCGACGGAAGTCGCGAGCTCGCGGCGGCACGTTTCGGAATCGCCGAAGCTTCCGGATTCGTCTCGGAGGCGTGGTCCGCCGCGCTTCCAACCGTCGATCTCAACTCGAGCTTCACCCGCAACATCAACGCCGCAGTCAATTTCCTGCCTGCTCGCGTCTTCGATTCGTCGGCAGGGGAGGACGACTACCTGGCCGTCCGCTTCGGCGCCGACAACCAGTGGAGCTCCGGGCTCTCGGTCGAACAGGCGCTCTTTCGTCCCGAGCTGCTCAGCATCGGAGCGGCGTCGCGGCTCGAAGATCTGGAGTACGAGTCGGTCAGAGGTCAGGAGCAGGCAGTGGTCACGCAGGTAAGATTGGCTTATTACGCCCTTCTGCTCGCCGAGGAACGGCTGCGCCTATCCCAGGAATCTCTCGCCCGGGTGGAAGCTTCTCTCGAAGAGACCCAGGCGCGCTTCGAGGCGGGATTCGTCGAGCGGTACGACGTGCTCCGGCTTCAGGTCGAAGTGGCCACGCTGCGTCCTCGGCTCGTGGACGCCGAAAACGAAAGAAACTCCGCAGAGCGAAATCTCGCGGCGGCCATGGACTACGGCTTCGGCGGAGGACTCGGCGTCACCGGATCGCTTTCCGAGATCGACCTGGAAACGCCCCACGCGAACACGCCCGAGAACCGGGCGCTTCTCGAGTTCGCAGGCTCAGAAGCGGGTTCCGAGATCGAGCCTCTTTTCTCCACTTCACGCGAACTGCGCTCCGACCTTCGGCAGCTCGACATCACCGGGGACCTTACGAGAGCCGAGCTCCGACTGGAGAAGCTGAAGTACCTGCCGAGCATCACCATTTTCGGGAATTACGCCGTGAGCGCTCAGGACAACGGCTCCCCGAACTTCTTCGCCCGAGGTGACGGTCAGCGCGCCTGGTCGCAGTTCGCGGGCATTCGCGTGAGCATTCCGGTATTCAGAGGGCTTTCCCGAGACGCGCGCATCGACCAGAAGGCCGCGTTGGTCAGGCAGGCGGACGAGCTTCGCGAGCGGGCGGTCGATGTCGCCCGTCTGGAACTGACCACCCTGCATGAAGACGAGCTCGGAGCCAGATCGAGGGCGATCGGGCAACGCGCCGCAGTCGCTCTGGCCGAACTCGCCTTCGAGATCGCTCAGAACTCCTACGAAGAGGGGGTGGCCGACCGGCTCGATCTGATCGACGCCGAACTGGCGCTCCGGGAGAGCGAAGTGAGCTACGCGGAGGCCGTGCACGACTATCTGGTGGCACGCGCGCAACTCGATCACGCCGCCGGAACCGTGCCCCTGGTAAACGCCGATCCCCTGACATCGAACCGATGA
- a CDS encoding efflux RND transporter periplasmic adaptor subunit: MTTETAKWLTKTFHSKRAPARWTAVACLAAGLLSCRGTPPAEGATDGAASVQAPAGRVINVEITTLVPMDFSETFSFTGVAEANRDARISAEEAGPVRELFVSEGSRVEAGDTLLKIDDRVLASQVEQARAAAELATETWTRTERLYEEESIGSELDYLNAKFAAEQAAAALQALAVRLDRTNLHAPFAGIVDELDIELGESVSPGQPVIRLVDLSRVKVVAGVPERFAPDVRPGSRATITFDVLAEPFDAAVVRVGQSIDPGNRTFDVEMRLANRDGRIRPEMLARIVLDRRTIPNAIVAPRDAVLRSETGYIAYVAVSGEDRGEIAEARSVTVGPSSDVHAVVESGLAEGDRLVVVGHRALADGDRVNVVGERE; this comes from the coding sequence ATGACCACCGAAACAGCGAAATGGCTGACGAAGACCTTTCATTCGAAACGAGCTCCGGCCCGATGGACCGCGGTCGCTTGTCTCGCCGCCGGCCTTCTCTCCTGCCGGGGGACTCCTCCTGCGGAAGGGGCGACCGACGGAGCCGCATCGGTCCAGGCCCCGGCCGGACGGGTGATCAACGTCGAGATCACGACGCTCGTCCCCATGGATTTCAGCGAGACGTTCTCCTTCACGGGGGTGGCCGAAGCCAACCGCGACGCCCGGATCTCGGCTGAGGAAGCGGGGCCGGTGCGGGAGCTCTTCGTTTCGGAAGGATCGAGAGTCGAAGCGGGAGACACCCTGCTCAAGATCGACGACCGGGTGTTGGCGTCACAGGTCGAACAGGCCCGGGCGGCGGCTGAGCTGGCCACCGAGACTTGGACGAGAACGGAGCGGCTCTACGAAGAGGAATCGATCGGGAGCGAGCTCGATTACCTGAACGCGAAATTCGCGGCCGAACAGGCCGCCGCGGCCCTGCAGGCGCTCGCGGTACGCTTGGACCGGACCAACCTTCACGCCCCTTTCGCCGGGATCGTGGATGAACTCGACATAGAGCTCGGCGAATCGGTGTCTCCCGGGCAGCCCGTCATACGCCTCGTCGACCTCTCGAGGGTCAAGGTGGTGGCCGGAGTGCCGGAACGCTTCGCCCCTGACGTACGGCCCGGTAGCAGGGCCACCATCACCTTCGACGTCCTTGCTGAACCTTTCGACGCCGCAGTGGTCCGGGTCGGCCAATCGATCGATCCCGGAAACCGCACCTTCGACGTCGAGATGCGACTCGCCAATCGAGACGGACGCATCCGCCCAGAAATGCTGGCCAGGATCGTCCTCGACCGTCGGACAATTCCGAATGCCATCGTCGCGCCCCGGGACGCTGTCCTCAGATCCGAGACGGGGTACATCGCATACGTCGCGGTGTCCGGCGAAGACAGGGGTGAGATCGCGGAAGCTCGGTCGGTGACCGTCGGCCCCTCGAGTGACGTTCATGCGGTGGTCGAATCCGGACTTGCCGAAGGAGACCGGCTCGTGGTGGTCGGCCATCGAGCTCTAGCGGACGGTGACCGAGTGAACGTGGTCGGAGAAAGGGAGTGA
- a CDS encoding efflux RND transporter permease subunit, with translation MKKDTGGHEKTGRRSFREFAPTVFAVRHSTSVLVLLGIIVLMGFLAYRVTPKESFPEIAVPIIAVNTIYAGASPADVESQVTRIIEEDLSTLSEIDDLTSTSVEGYSSIAAEFDPSVELEYAVQKVREKVDLAKPDLPTDAEEPSIVEFSFSEVPILQVNLSGNYDLVRLKEIAEDLEDRLETLPQVLRVDVRGGLEREVKVDVDLARLTYYELALKDVIDRIDEENVNFPGGSLPVGADDYLLRVDGEFDDPELIEDLVVAIVDGRPIYLRDIGSVDFGFSERESYARLEGSEVVTLDVIKRSGANIIETSELVKAQIEAMEPGFPPSTRAVITSDQSSDIAQMVSSLENNIVSALILIVGILLFFLGARTSIFVAISIPTSMFLSFIVLRLMGLTMNMVVLFSLILALGMLVDNAIVVVENIYRFLEEGWSRRKAAIKGTGEVAIPIIAATATTLAAFIPLLFWSGIIGDFMSYLPKTLIVTLTSSLFVALCIVPTLCSMFMTLDGDRRPGLRPAGRWTLIGAGALVVLAVASANPLAAGLLVATVVGVWGGYRLVLRRAAVFFRIRVLVRVLEIYELGLRWSLSHRLALLGLTLVGFVAAAGLWGMFSRGVELFPESMPPAQLLVDVSAPVGTRLEVTDSLSREVERELADLGVTDAESMVAVVGSSGGGADPLGGGGPTGPEGGRVTISLVDYQLRERDSFELLADLQTRIGRRIAGAEITVDKVEAGPAQGAPVSIEVVGDDPELLKALSDSVLNVLEASSAYPKLVGLKSDLDEARPQLSISVDRELAAIFGLNTTKIGQAIRSSVNGIEAAKFRAGNDEYDIVVRLDESYRQDLDGLRDLSLMTEGGEQIPLVEVASWAVEEGAGSIRRRDRSRLATITSDVAAGYANNAVLGEVQGVLADFEAGLPPGYTIRYTGQNEDQEEASAFLLTAFMIAFLLISFILISQFNSVVKPVIIMTSVFMSTTGVLIGLLVFNMPFGIINTGVGIISLAGIVVNNAIILIDYIDVLRNRDGIDRREALVQGGKTRFRPVVLTATTTALGLVPLAVGLNFDFFGLYGSLSPELYWGGEQAAWWGPMAVAIIAGVLFATFLTLVLVPVMYSLVDDMSAFFAKHFSTRGRQVAPVPVPAGGVMRSPSSAPEA, from the coding sequence ATGAAGAAAGACACGGGAGGTCACGAGAAGACCGGGAGGAGATCGTTCCGCGAGTTCGCACCCACCGTCTTCGCGGTAAGGCACTCGACCTCGGTTCTGGTCCTGCTGGGTATCATCGTGCTCATGGGCTTCCTCGCCTATCGGGTCACTCCCAAGGAATCGTTTCCCGAGATCGCGGTACCGATCATCGCGGTCAACACGATTTACGCGGGAGCGTCGCCGGCCGACGTCGAGAGCCAGGTCACTCGCATTATCGAGGAAGATCTTTCGACCCTCAGCGAGATCGACGATCTGACCTCGACCTCGGTCGAGGGCTACTCGAGCATAGCCGCCGAGTTCGACCCCTCTGTGGAACTGGAGTACGCCGTTCAGAAGGTCCGGGAAAAGGTCGATCTGGCCAAGCCCGACCTTCCGACCGACGCCGAAGAGCCTTCGATCGTCGAGTTCAGCTTCTCGGAGGTCCCCATTCTCCAGGTGAACCTCTCCGGCAACTACGACCTCGTGCGCCTTAAGGAGATTGCGGAGGACCTGGAGGATCGGCTGGAGACGCTTCCCCAGGTGCTCCGGGTGGATGTGCGAGGCGGGCTGGAGAGGGAGGTCAAGGTGGATGTCGATCTTGCCAGGCTGACCTACTACGAACTCGCTCTGAAGGACGTGATCGACCGGATCGACGAGGAGAACGTCAACTTTCCGGGCGGATCCCTTCCCGTGGGAGCCGACGACTACCTCCTAAGAGTGGACGGCGAATTCGACGATCCCGAACTCATCGAGGACCTCGTTGTCGCCATCGTCGACGGACGTCCGATCTACCTGCGGGACATCGGTTCGGTGGACTTCGGTTTCAGCGAACGGGAGAGCTATGCCCGCCTGGAAGGATCGGAAGTGGTGACCCTCGACGTGATCAAGCGCTCGGGCGCCAACATCATCGAGACGTCGGAGCTCGTCAAGGCCCAGATCGAGGCTATGGAGCCCGGCTTCCCACCCTCCACCAGAGCTGTGATCACCTCGGACCAGTCGTCCGATATCGCTCAAATGGTTTCGAGCCTCGAGAACAACATCGTTTCGGCTCTGATTCTGATAGTCGGAATTCTTCTCTTCTTCCTCGGGGCCCGCACCTCGATCTTCGTCGCGATCTCAATTCCCACCTCCATGTTCCTCTCCTTCATCGTACTTCGGTTGATGGGGCTGACGATGAACATGGTCGTGCTCTTCTCGCTCATCCTGGCCTTGGGAATGCTCGTCGACAACGCGATCGTCGTCGTCGAAAACATCTACCGTTTCCTCGAGGAGGGCTGGTCGAGAAGGAAGGCCGCCATTAAGGGAACGGGCGAGGTCGCCATTCCGATAATCGCGGCGACGGCCACCACTCTGGCCGCCTTCATCCCGCTTCTCTTCTGGTCCGGAATCATCGGCGACTTCATGAGCTATCTTCCGAAGACGCTGATCGTGACGCTGACGAGCTCGCTCTTCGTCGCGCTCTGCATCGTGCCCACGCTGTGCTCGATGTTCATGACCCTGGACGGCGACAGGAGGCCCGGGCTCCGGCCGGCCGGACGCTGGACCCTCATCGGAGCGGGTGCGCTCGTCGTTCTGGCAGTCGCTTCGGCCAACCCTCTCGCCGCAGGACTGCTCGTGGCGACGGTCGTGGGAGTCTGGGGCGGGTACCGGCTGGTGCTCAGGAGGGCGGCCGTGTTCTTCAGGATCCGGGTTCTGGTGCGCGTTCTCGAGATCTACGAACTGGGGCTTCGCTGGTCGCTCTCGCATCGGTTGGCGCTCTTGGGGCTCACCTTGGTCGGGTTCGTAGCGGCCGCAGGGCTCTGGGGCATGTTCAGCAGAGGAGTCGAGCTCTTTCCGGAGTCGATGCCGCCCGCGCAACTGCTCGTTGACGTGAGCGCGCCGGTCGGGACCCGCTTAGAGGTCACGGACTCGCTCAGCAGGGAGGTCGAGAGAGAACTTGCCGACCTCGGCGTGACCGACGCCGAATCGATGGTGGCGGTCGTGGGGAGTTCAGGCGGAGGCGCGGACCCGCTGGGCGGCGGCGGTCCGACGGGACCCGAAGGAGGTCGCGTGACCATCTCGCTGGTCGATTACCAGCTCCGCGAGCGGGACTCCTTCGAGCTCCTGGCCGATCTCCAGACTCGGATCGGCCGCCGGATCGCCGGAGCCGAGATCACCGTGGACAAGGTGGAGGCGGGCCCCGCCCAGGGCGCCCCGGTGAGCATCGAGGTCGTCGGTGACGATCCGGAACTCCTCAAGGCTCTCTCCGACAGCGTGCTCAACGTGCTCGAAGCTTCCTCGGCGTACCCGAAGCTCGTGGGACTCAAGAGCGATCTCGACGAGGCCCGACCACAGCTCTCCATCTCCGTCGACCGTGAATTGGCGGCCATTTTCGGTCTCAACACCACGAAGATCGGACAGGCCATCCGCAGCTCGGTGAACGGAATCGAAGCGGCGAAATTCAGAGCCGGCAACGACGAGTACGACATCGTCGTCCGACTCGACGAATCCTACCGGCAGGACCTCGACGGTCTCCGCGACCTGAGCCTCATGACCGAGGGCGGCGAGCAGATACCTCTGGTGGAAGTCGCGTCCTGGGCGGTGGAGGAAGGAGCCGGATCCATCCGCCGCAGAGACAGGTCGCGCCTGGCCACCATCACCTCCGATGTCGCGGCCGGCTACGCCAACAACGCGGTCCTCGGCGAAGTGCAGGGCGTGCTCGCCGACTTCGAAGCAGGGCTGCCGCCGGGTTACACCATACGGTATACCGGCCAGAACGAGGATCAGGAGGAGGCGTCGGCCTTCCTGCTCACCGCGTTCATGATCGCCTTCCTGCTCATCAGCTTCATTCTCATATCGCAGTTCAACTCGGTGGTGAAGCCCGTCATCATCATGACCTCGGTCTTCATGTCCACCACGGGTGTGCTGATCGGGCTGCTCGTCTTCAACATGCCTTTCGGCATAATCAACACCGGGGTCGGGATCATCTCGCTCGCTGGAATCGTGGTCAACAACGCCATCATCCTGATCGACTATATCGACGTGCTGCGCAACCGGGACGGTATCGATCGTCGCGAGGCGCTGGTGCAGGGAGGCAAGACCCGGTTCCGACCGGTGGTGCTCACCGCGACCACGACCGCGCTCGGGCTGGTTCCGCTCGCGGTCGGCCTCAACTTCGACTTTTTCGGCCTTTACGGCTCCCTTTCCCCGGAGCTCTACTGGGGTGGCGAGCAGGCTGCATGGTGGGGTCCCATGGCGGTCGCCATCATCGCCGGCGTCCTCTTCGCGACCTTCCTCACGCTCGTGCTCGTGCCGGTCATGTACTCGCTGGTCGACGACATGAGCGCTTTCTTCGCCAAGCACTTCTCGACCCGCGGACGCCAGGTGGCGCCGGTGCCGGTCCCGGCGGGCGGAGTCATGCGCTCTCCGAGCTCGGCTCCAGAGGCGTGA
- the murB gene encoding UDP-N-acetylmuramate dehydrogenase: MSTAQRRSLVDNLGADRLKRGAALAPLTTFRIGGPAELLYEAHTAEELASSVLAARRLGAPHFVMGRGANILVGDLGFRGLIILNRVAGIDFLAGGRVRAGAGVDSFPDLINATVERGLGGLHHFVGIPSSIGGALWQNLHFLEPEPARKRTVFIEEVLEEAEILSEEGERRTVPVEYFEFGYDRSILHERDDIVLSATFRLAPAPKVELRRVMRENLEWRDERHPDLWLYPSAGSIFKKIEGVGAGRLIDECGLKGRVDGAAAIFHKHANIIVNLGGATAAEVRRLIDLARETVAREQGHELVTEIDFIGEF; encoded by the coding sequence ATGTCGACTGCCCAACGTCGCAGTCTGGTCGACAACCTGGGCGCCGACCGCCTCAAGCGGGGAGCGGCTCTCGCTCCGCTGACCACATTCCGGATCGGCGGACCCGCCGAACTCCTCTACGAAGCGCACACCGCCGAAGAGCTCGCTTCCTCGGTTCTCGCGGCCCGCCGTCTCGGCGCCCCTCACTTCGTCATGGGGCGGGGGGCGAACATCCTGGTGGGTGATCTGGGATTCCGCGGCCTGATCATTCTCAACCGGGTCGCCGGGATCGACTTCCTCGCCGGCGGTCGCGTGCGGGCGGGAGCGGGCGTGGACTCCTTTCCGGACCTCATCAACGCCACCGTCGAGCGTGGATTGGGAGGGCTCCACCACTTCGTGGGCATCCCGAGCAGCATCGGCGGAGCGCTTTGGCAGAACTTGCACTTCCTGGAACCCGAACCGGCTCGCAAACGCACCGTCTTCATCGAAGAAGTGCTGGAAGAGGCGGAGATACTCAGCGAAGAGGGCGAGAGACGAACTGTCCCTGTGGAGTACTTCGAGTTCGGCTACGACCGGAGCATTCTCCACGAGCGCGACGACATCGTCCTCTCGGCCACTTTCCGACTCGCGCCGGCTCCGAAGGTGGAGCTCAGACGGGTGATGCGGGAGAATCTCGAGTGGCGGGACGAGCGCCACCCCGACCTCTGGCTCTATCCGAGCGCCGGCTCCATCTTCAAGAAGATCGAAGGCGTCGGAGCGGGGAGGCTGATCGACGAGTGCGGCCTGAAGGGTCGGGTCGACGGGGCGGCGGCCATCTTCCACAAGCACGCGAACATCATTGTGAACCTGGGAGGCGCGACCGCCGCCGAGGTGCGCCGGCTGATCGACCTGGCCCGCGAAACCGTGGCGCGAGAGCAGGGACATGAGCTTGTCACCGAGATCGACTTCATCGGGGAGTTCTAA
- a CDS encoding DUF1080 domain-containing protein, producing MATRGRAHRRELAALALVAAACNPANDVRDEAGAVPNTLTPDEAEAGWELLFDGETTSGWRGYGRENFPDTGWAVIDGALVVGATATDPDVAVGGDIVTTESFADFDLRFEFMLSDIANSGVLYRVIENEGAAIWHNAPEYQVLDDDAYLEMGTMDMNTHLTGDNYDLHASGPKTLHGPGEWNSGRIRVQGELVEHWLNGEKTVEYELGSSEWEEMVAASKFSPYPEYGTAGSGPIGLQDHGRKVWFRSIRIRRLEPVALFNGDDLGGWTVHGTELWYVEEGELVCESGPDAAYGYLATEYTFRDFDLTLDFKQEADGNSGVFFRSSVEGTVVNGWQAEVAPPGLHTGGIYESYGRGWLVRPEPELDRALRMGEWNTMRVRAEGSRVRTWLNGVAMVDFEDDRIGAGDGSIALQIHDGGGIKVRWRDIRVVDLAAERPRR from the coding sequence ATGGCGACGAGAGGTCGCGCGCACCGACGCGAGCTGGCCGCGCTGGCGCTCGTCGCGGCGGCGTGCAACCCGGCGAACGACGTTCGGGACGAGGCCGGAGCGGTCCCCAACACGCTCACGCCCGACGAAGCCGAGGCAGGTTGGGAGCTTCTCTTCGACGGCGAGACGACCTCCGGCTGGCGCGGCTACGGTCGGGAGAACTTCCCCGACACGGGGTGGGCGGTGATCGACGGCGCTCTCGTCGTGGGCGCCACCGCAACCGACCCCGACGTCGCGGTCGGAGGCGACATCGTCACCACCGAGTCCTTCGCCGACTTCGACCTGCGCTTCGAGTTCATGCTCTCCGACATCGCCAACAGCGGCGTGCTCTACCGTGTGATCGAAAATGAAGGGGCGGCGATCTGGCACAACGCGCCCGAATACCAGGTCCTGGACGACGACGCCTACCTGGAGATGGGGACCATGGACATGAACACCCACCTCACCGGCGACAATTACGACCTGCACGCCTCCGGCCCCAAGACCCTGCACGGACCCGGAGAGTGGAACAGTGGCCGAATCCGAGTTCAAGGGGAGCTGGTGGAGCACTGGCTCAACGGCGAGAAGACCGTCGAATACGAGCTCGGTTCTTCCGAGTGGGAGGAGATGGTGGCCGCCAGCAAGTTCTCGCCCTATCCCGAATACGGCACGGCGGGGTCGGGACCGATCGGGCTTCAGGATCATGGACGCAAGGTCTGGTTCCGGAGCATCAGGATCCGGCGACTGGAGCCGGTGGCACTCTTCAACGGCGACGATCTTGGCGGATGGACGGTCCACGGCACCGAACTGTGGTACGTCGAGGAGGGAGAACTGGTCTGCGAGAGCGGACCGGATGCCGCCTACGGCTATCTCGCCACGGAGTACACGTTCCGCGACTTCGACTTGACGCTCGACTTCAAGCAGGAGGCCGACGGCAACAGCGGTGTCTTCTTCCGTTCAAGCGTGGAAGGCACGGTGGTGAACGGCTGGCAGGCCGAGGTCGCGCCGCCGGGGCTGCATACCGGCGGCATCTACGAATCCTACGGCCGAGGCTGGCTGGTGCGGCCCGAGCCCGAGCTAGACCGGGCTCTGCGCATGGGCGAGTGGAACACCATGCGGGTCCGCGCGGAGGGCTCCCGGGTGAGGACCTGGCTCAACGGGGTGGCGATGGTCGATTTCGAGGACGACCGCATCGGAGCCGGAGACGGTTCGATCGCCCTCCAGATCCACGACGGCGGCGGTATCAAGGTGAGGTGGCGCGATATCCGCGTCGTGGATTTGGCTGCAGAACGCCCCCGTCGCTAG
- a CDS encoding Gfo/Idh/MocA family oxidoreductase, translating into MKRKPPSAPASQPKRRPRRHFLRRMAQSSAAAAFAPGLMGGSVAPAGTAVSGWLSRSRKPEADPLPPSDVLGLAVVGAGGMGMADANTALHVPGVKLVAACDIFDGRLSSAIERHGELFTTRDYREILARDDVDAVIVGTPDHWHTRISVDALRAGKAVYCEKPMVHSISEGAEIIEAERDSGQVFQVGSQGMSSLGNEKAKELYEAGAIGELNYAEGYWARNDPIGAWQYPIPPEASEETVDWEGFLGSAPHRPYDPLRVFRWRNYRDYGTGVAGDLFVHLFSSLHFITGSRGPVRVQAAGGLRYWDDGREVPDVLIGVFDYPESDSHPGFNLSLRVNFVDGTSGSTFLRMVGSEGSMDVTWTEVVLRKNAPVDPMADAFLQEKMAETTGAVTDMPPRARMLPPAEAVYRVETGYGGAHLDHFYNFFRAVRGGPPVAENSVFGLRAAAPSLACNTSYFEERMVRWDPDRMRER; encoded by the coding sequence ATGAAGAGAAAACCGCCCAGCGCTCCCGCTTCGCAGCCTAAGCGCCGGCCCAGACGTCACTTTCTCCGACGAATGGCACAGAGCTCCGCCGCCGCCGCTTTCGCGCCCGGTCTGATGGGCGGCTCGGTAGCTCCGGCCGGCACTGCGGTCTCCGGTTGGCTCTCTCGCAGCCGGAAGCCGGAGGCGGACCCGCTCCCTCCTTCCGACGTTCTCGGCTTGGCCGTCGTCGGAGCGGGCGGCATGGGAATGGCCGACGCGAACACCGCGCTCCACGTACCCGGTGTGAAGCTGGTGGCGGCGTGCGACATCTTCGACGGCCGTTTGAGTTCCGCCATCGAGCGACACGGCGAACTCTTCACCACGCGCGACTACCGTGAAATCCTCGCGCGCGACGACGTGGACGCCGTGATCGTGGGGACGCCCGACCACTGGCACACCCGGATCTCGGTAGACGCCCTTCGCGCCGGCAAGGCGGTGTACTGCGAGAAGCCGATGGTCCACTCCATTTCGGAGGGAGCCGAGATCATCGAGGCGGAGAGAGACTCGGGTCAGGTCTTCCAGGTCGGGAGCCAAGGCATGAGCTCGCTCGGCAACGAGAAGGCAAAGGAGCTCTACGAGGCTGGAGCCATCGGCGAGCTCAACTACGCCGAAGGTTACTGGGCGCGCAACGACCCGATCGGCGCCTGGCAGTATCCCATCCCCCCGGAGGCTTCCGAAGAGACGGTCGATTGGGAAGGCTTCCTGGGCTCGGCGCCGCACCGGCCGTACGACCCGCTGCGCGTCTTTCGCTGGCGGAACTATCGGGACTACGGCACCGGGGTGGCGGGCGACCTCTTCGTTCATCTCTTCTCGAGCCTGCACTTCATAACCGGCTCACGCGGCCCGGTACGCGTGCAGGCGGCGGGCGGACTCCGCTACTGGGACGACGGTCGCGAGGTGCCCGACGTGCTGATAGGCGTATTCGACTATCCGGAGTCGGATTCCCATCCCGGTTTCAACCTCTCGCTCCGTGTGAACTTCGTCGACGGAACGTCCGGAAGCACCTTCCTGAGGATGGTGGGAAGCGAGGGTTCGATGGACGTCACCTGGACCGAGGTGGTACTCCGCAAGAACGCCCCCGTCGATCCCATGGCCGACGCCTTCCTGCAGGAGAAGATGGCGGAGACGACGGGTGCGGTAACGGACATGCCTCCGCGGGCCCGGATGCTCCCGCCCGCCGAGGCGGTCTACCGGGTCGAAACGGGATACGGCGGCGCTCACCTGGATCACTTCTACAATTTCTTCCGGGCCGTGCGCGGAGGCCCTCCCGTGGCGGAGAACTCGGTGTTCGGCCTGAGGGCGGCCGCGCCGTCTCTCGCCTGCAACACGAGCTACTTCGAGGAACGCATGGTGCGCTGGGACCCCGATCGGATGAGGGAACGATGA
- the rplU gene encoding 50S ribosomal protein L21 has protein sequence MTYAVFETGGKQFRAAQGARLRVPSLDAEISESVTFDRVLLASAGEEVRVGDPVIDGASVRAEVLRHGRDKKIVVFKRKRRKGYRRKQGHRQGYTEVLVEEIALRTAEVV, from the coding sequence ATGACTTACGCAGTGTTCGAGACCGGAGGCAAGCAGTTCCGCGCCGCGCAGGGCGCCAGGCTTCGCGTACCCTCGCTCGATGCCGAAATCAGCGAGTCCGTGACCTTCGACCGCGTCCTCCTCGCCTCCGCAGGGGAAGAGGTTCGCGTGGGCGATCCCGTCATCGACGGAGCCTCGGTCCGAGCGGAGGTGCTTCGCCACGGACGCGACAAGAAGATCGTGGTGTTCAAGCGCAAGCGGCGCAAGGGATACCGCCGAAAGCAGGGACACCGGCAAGGGTACACCGAGGTCCTCGTCGAAGAGATCGCTCTACGGACCGCCGAGGTCGTATAG
- the rpmA gene encoding 50S ribosomal protein L27, translating to MAHKKGVGSSRNGRDSNPKRLGVKTFAGETVTAGSIIVRQRGTKFHPGRNVGKGSDDTLFAKADGVVKFERIRSRAVVSVYAAG from the coding sequence ATGGCACACAAGAAGGGCGTAGGCTCGAGCCGGAACGGAAGAGACAGCAACCCGAAGCGGCTGGGGGTCAAGACCTTCGCCGGAGAGACGGTCACGGCGGGGAGCATTATCGTGCGCCAGCGCGGAACGAAATTCCACCCTGGCCGGAACGTCGGCAAGGGGTCCGACGACACCCTTTTCGCAAAAGCGGACGGCGTGGTGAAATTCGAGCGCATCCGGTCGCGCGCGGTGGTGTCGGTCTACGCCGCCGGTTAG